DNA sequence from the Verrucomicrobiia bacterium genome:
GGCCCGTGCCCTCGCCCAGAGCGTGGGCGGCACCTTCAAACGCATTCAGGGCACACCGGATCTCCTGCCCAGCGACATCACAGGGACGTCGGTCTTCGACCCGCGAACCACGATGTTCGACTTCCGTCCCGGCCCGCTCTTTGCCCAGTTCGTGCTCGCTGACGAGATCAACCGGGCCACCCCGCGGGCCCAGGCCGCGCTCCTCGAAGCCATGGCGGAACGGGCAGTTACCGTGGATGGCGCTCATCGCCCCCTCGAACGCCCCTTCTTCCTGATCGCCACTCAGAATCCAGTGGACCACGAAGGCACCTTCCCGCTCCCGGAAGCGCAATTGGATCGGTTCCTCATCCGGTTGAGCCTCGGATACCCGACAATGGAAGAGGAGGGGCGCATGCTGGAACGTCTCCAACTCGGACATCCCATCGAACGCCTCGAACCCGTGGTGACAGCTGAGGAACTGGTGGCAGCGCAGGACGCCGTTCGTGCCGTGCCCGTTGAGGCACGCGTGCGTGAGTACATCCTCCGCCTTGTCCGAGCGACGCGGGAACACGATGCCGTGCGCCTCGGCGGCAGTCCCCGTGCCAGCCTCGCACTCTTCCGCGCCGCTCAGGCCCTCGCCGCCATACAGGGCTACGACTTCGCCCTGCCCGACGACGTCAAGGAACTGGCACCCGCCGTCCTGTCGCACCGCCTCGTGCTCCGCCCCGAAAGCCGGTTGCGCAAAGCCACTGCCGCGTCGGTCATCGACCAGGTGCTGGATCGGGTTCCCGTTCCCACACTGGGAAGGGAGGGTTGACGCGATGCGCTGGTGGCTGGGAGCGGCGGCGTTGCTGGTGCTGGGTTGGATTCTCGGACTGGGACTCCTCGTGTATGCCATGTACGCCTTCTTCGGCGTCCTCTGGCTGGGACGCCATCTGGCCGCCCGCTGGACCGGGCGCATCCGGGTCGACCGGTTCGTACCTGCGGCCTTGGTGGAGATCGGCGAAACGCTCGCCATCAGGTTGACGCTCCACAACGAAACCGGAGGCCGGATCCCCTGGCTGCTCATCGAGGAATCCCTCCCGATCGCCGCCCTGACCCAGGTGCCCCCACGCCTTCGAGCCACCGGCCCGCGCGTGGCCGTCCTGTCCCTCCGACGCGGTGAGCATCGTGTCTTCGAATACCAGGTCACCTTCCTCCTCCGCGGCTACTACCGCATCGGTCCAACCCTCCTCGAAAGCGGGGACCTCTTCGGACTCTACCGCCGGTATCGGACCGCCACCGAGCCATCCTTTGTCCTCGTTCCTCCCAAGGTGGTTCCGCTCGAGGGGTACGATCTGGCATCCCGACGCCCCATCGGCGAGGTGCGCATGCAACATCGCCTGTTCGAGGATCCCACCCGGGTGCGGGGCATACGTCCCTACGAACGCGGCGATACGCTGAACCGGATTCACTGGCGCGCTTCCGCCCGCACCGGTGCCCTGCAAAGCAAGTGCTTCGACGCCTCATGCGTCGCCGGTGCCAACCTGCTGCTCGACCTGCACCGGGACGGTTTCGCCCCTGCCCGGCGACCTGCCATGAGTCCGGAACTCGCCCGACGAGTGGCACGCCAACTCCCCCAGGCGGCGGACGCCCATCCCAGCGACCAGGAATCGGCCTGGATCGAACTCGCCATCACCACCGCCGCGTCTCTGGCCAATGCAGTCTTCGAACTGGGCGAACGCGTCGGTCTCGTCACCAACGGCCGCGATGCCGCCGAACGCCACCGTACCGAGGGACTCGGGTGTGCCTTCCGAACGCGATCCCTCGCCCGGACCAGCCTCGATCACACCCCCTCCAGCGACCGCTTGCAGCCGGTGACCGTCGAGACTCGACGCGGACCGGAACAGCTCCAGCGGATCCTCGACGTGCTGGCCAGGATCGAGATCACCGACGGACTTCGGTTCCATGAGCTGGTGGACGAGACGGCTTCGCGGCTCCCAAGGGACGCCACCGCGGTCGCCATCCTGTCCCAGGTTCCAGAAGAGGTCGCCATCGCCCTCGGCCAGCTGCGCCGCGGCGGCTTCGCCGTGTTCGTGGTGCTCGTCAATCGGGAGGAGACGCAGGTTTGCGACTGGGCCAGCCCACCGGACTGGGCCGACCGCCTGATGGCCGAGGGCATCCCGTTCCGTCAGGTCCGGGACGAATCGGATCTCAGCCAGCTCTGCGCCGAGCGATTGATCCGCTGAACGCCGCCGCCGCCTCGCCATGTTCCCTCCCCCGCGAAGACCTCAACCCAGCCTGGCGGACCACGTCGGGACGGTCGTGACGCCCGTCCTTATCATGGCCATGGTGGGCAGCCTGGTCTTCTACCTCATCGAGGTGGGGTATGCCGGTCCGTACCGGCTCCAGATCCGCTGGATCCTGTTCTGGTTCACGATCGCCGCCGTGCTGGTCTCCCGGATCTCGATCCGCCAGGGACCGGCCTTTGGCGGGTTGTACGGAACCTTGCTCGGTCTCGCCACCGCCTTCCGATTGATCCACCTCTTCGGCGTCCAGTGGCTGCCCCTGCTCCTCCTCGGCGGAATCTGGTGGTGCGCCAGCAAGCTGACCTGGGACTGCACCCCGCTGGATGACGAGGCCGATGGCTCGGGCCAAGGCCTTTGGGACCGCGCCGGATTCGGGGAACGCCGCACGACCGATCCTCCAACCAACATGCCGCCGGACCTGGCACCCGCACCACCGCACGCCGGAACGCCACCACCGCATCCGCCGGGCCTGTGGGTCGTGTACTTCTCGCTGGGCGCCCTGCCCCTGTTCGCCATGGGACACTGGCTGCTGGCCATGGACGACGCGGAAGCGCGCTGGAGCGCGTTCGCCTGGCTGGCAGTCTATCTGGCGTCCGCTCTCGGCCTGCTACTGACCACCAGCCTGCTCGGCTTGCGGCGTTACCTCCGCCGCCGCTACCTCGTGATGCCCGCCTCCATGGCGCGGTCCTGGGTGACCCGCGGGGCCTTGATGATCCTCGCCGTCCTGTTCGCCGCGATGTGGCTGCCACGACCGGACGCCGTCGAGACGCTGGGCGGCGCACTGGCCCGCGTCCGTGCGGTGCCCCAACGCGCCTCCAAACACGCTCCGCCATGGGGCGATCCCGCCGAAGGATCCGGGCGCCCCTCGGACCGGTCGCCGGGCGATGTGTCCGTTCCCGGATCCCGCGAAGGGGACCGGTCACCCCGGGGCTCCGAGTCCGATCCGGATGCTGCCACTCCAGGTTCCGGAGTCCCCAGGACCGCCGGCTCCGA
Encoded proteins:
- a CDS encoding DUF58 domain-containing protein — protein: MRWWLGAAALLVLGWILGLGLLVYAMYAFFGVLWLGRHLAARWTGRIRVDRFVPAALVEIGETLAIRLTLHNETGGRIPWLLIEESLPIAALTQVPPRLRATGPRVAVLSLRRGEHRVFEYQVTFLLRGYYRIGPTLLESGDLFGLYRRYRTATEPSFVLVPPKVVPLEGYDLASRRPIGEVRMQHRLFEDPTRVRGIRPYERGDTLNRIHWRASARTGALQSKCFDASCVAGANLLLDLHRDGFAPARRPAMSPELARRVARQLPQAADAHPSDQESAWIELAITTAASLANAVFELGERVGLVTNGRDAAERHRTEGLGCAFRTRSLARTSLDHTPSSDRLQPVTVETRRGPEQLQRILDVLARIEITDGLRFHELVDETASRLPRDATAVAILSQVPEEVAIALGQLRRGGFAVFVVLVNREETQVCDWASPPDWADRLMAEGIPFRQVRDESDLSQLCAERLIR
- a CDS encoding DUF4129 domain-containing protein, whose amino-acid sequence is MFPPPRRPQPSLADHVGTVVTPVLIMAMVGSLVFYLIEVGYAGPYRLQIRWILFWFTIAAVLVSRISIRQGPAFGGLYGTLLGLATAFRLIHLFGVQWLPLLLLGGIWWCASKLTWDCTPLDDEADGSGQGLWDRAGFGERRTTDPPTNMPPDLAPAPPHAGTPPPHPPGLWVVYFSLGALPLFAMGHWLLAMDDAEARWSAFAWLAVYLASALGLLLTTSLLGLRRYLRRRYLVMPASMARSWVTRGALMILAVLFAAMWLPRPDAVETLGGALARVRAVPQRASKHAPPWGDPAEGSGRPSDRSPGDVSVPGSREGDRSPRGSESDPDAATPGSGVPRTAGSEGGQGGQPAEGDDTHDGESPSSSPDHPSPGSSPSPPSTPSLPPQTMSALRWIMGILGVLLAVWVLIRLGREAWAAWTQRRQDAPQKPGRSGPDPTPGPRPFAEFRNPFRTGEAGRLALGQLAAYTFAALEAWAAERGQARTPDRTPYEFARSLSRAFPGLSDEFAGAVRLYVWAAYAPESAPPASIDTLQRTWAALESGVALRT
- a CDS encoding AAA family ATPase, which translates into the protein MAKCPCQHCGQPLEFPEELAGQGVACPSCGQSTQLDRLPVPILRIPAARGSGARTAVSTPVNALAHRILDNVETVVLGKRPEILRILVALLSEGHVLIEDVPGVAKTMVARALAQSVGGTFKRIQGTPDLLPSDITGTSVFDPRTTMFDFRPGPLFAQFVLADEINRATPRAQAALLEAMAERAVTVDGAHRPLERPFFLIATQNPVDHEGTFPLPEAQLDRFLIRLSLGYPTMEEEGRMLERLQLGHPIERLEPVVTAEELVAAQDAVRAVPVEARVREYILRLVRATREHDAVRLGGSPRASLALFRAAQALAAIQGYDFALPDDVKELAPAVLSHRLVLRPESRLRKATAASVIDQVLDRVPVPTLGREG